One window of the Lepisosteus oculatus isolate fLepOcu1 chromosome 24, fLepOcu1.hap2, whole genome shotgun sequence genome contains the following:
- the urm1 gene encoding ubiquitin-related modifier 1 isoform X4, with the protein MAAPISLHLEFGGGAELLFDGVKNHHVTLPSQSEPWNMKQLLLWIKGNLLKERPELFIQGDTVRPGILVLINDADWELMGEMDYRLQHQDNVVFISTLHGG; encoded by the exons ATGGCGGCGCCCATATCCTTACATCTGGAATTCGG aGGTGGCGCGGAGCTGCTGTTTGATGGGGTGAAGAATCACCACGTGACGCTGCCGAGCCAGTCTGAGCCCT GGAACATGAAGCAGTTACTCCTGTGGATCAAGGGAAACCTGTTGAAAGAGAGGCCTGAACTCTTCATACAAGGGGATACAGT gagACCTGGCATTCTGGTGCTCATTAACGATGCAGATTGGGAACTGATG GGTGAGATGGATTACAGACTTCAGCACCAGGATAATGTGGTGTTCATATCCACACTGCACGGGGGTTAG
- the urm1 gene encoding ubiquitin-related modifier 1 isoform X1: MQAIYSVRPRRTRGRGGGPAGRDVGLHIKHSWGIRSRRGGAELLFDGVKNHHVTLPSQSEPCHAELRQKEDGKRQVPAEPGTEDSGLTTLLGNMKQLLLWIKGNLLKERPELFIQGDTVRPGILVLINDADWELMGEMDYRLQHQDNVVFISTLHGG, from the exons ATGCAGGCGATTTACTCCGTACGTCCAAGACGGACCAGGGGGCGAGGGGGTGGACCTGCAGGCCGGGACGTTGGACTGCACATCAAACATTCCTGGGGGATCCGGTCACGGAG aGGTGGCGCGGAGCTGCTGTTTGATGGGGTGAAGAATCACCACGTGACGCTGCCGAGCCAGTCTGAGCCCT GTCATGCCGAGCTCAGGCAGAAAGAAGACGGGAAGAGACAGGTTCCTGCGGAGCCCGGAACGGAGGACTCAGGGTTAACAACATTATTAG GGAACATGAAGCAGTTACTCCTGTGGATCAAGGGAAACCTGTTGAAAGAGAGGCCTGAACTCTTCATACAAGGGGATACAGT gagACCTGGCATTCTGGTGCTCATTAACGATGCAGATTGGGAACTGATG GGTGAGATGGATTACAGACTTCAGCACCAGGATAATGTGGTGTTCATATCCACACTGCACGGGGGTTAG
- the urm1 gene encoding ubiquitin-related modifier 1 isoform X3: protein MQAIYSVRPRRTRGRGGGPAGRDVGLHIKHSWGIRSRRGGAELLFDGVKNHHVTLPSQSEPWNMKQLLLWIKGNLLKERPELFIQGDTVRPGILVLINDADWELMGEMDYRLQHQDNVVFISTLHGG, encoded by the exons ATGCAGGCGATTTACTCCGTACGTCCAAGACGGACCAGGGGGCGAGGGGGTGGACCTGCAGGCCGGGACGTTGGACTGCACATCAAACATTCCTGGGGGATCCGGTCACGGAG aGGTGGCGCGGAGCTGCTGTTTGATGGGGTGAAGAATCACCACGTGACGCTGCCGAGCCAGTCTGAGCCCT GGAACATGAAGCAGTTACTCCTGTGGATCAAGGGAAACCTGTTGAAAGAGAGGCCTGAACTCTTCATACAAGGGGATACAGT gagACCTGGCATTCTGGTGCTCATTAACGATGCAGATTGGGAACTGATG GGTGAGATGGATTACAGACTTCAGCACCAGGATAATGTGGTGTTCATATCCACACTGCACGGGGGTTAG
- the urm1 gene encoding ubiquitin-related modifier 1 isoform X2 — protein MAAPISLHLEFGGGAELLFDGVKNHHVTLPSQSEPCHAELRQKEDGKRQVPAEPGTEDSGLTTLLGNMKQLLLWIKGNLLKERPELFIQGDTVRPGILVLINDADWELMGEMDYRLQHQDNVVFISTLHGG, from the exons ATGGCGGCGCCCATATCCTTACATCTGGAATTCGG aGGTGGCGCGGAGCTGCTGTTTGATGGGGTGAAGAATCACCACGTGACGCTGCCGAGCCAGTCTGAGCCCT GTCATGCCGAGCTCAGGCAGAAAGAAGACGGGAAGAGACAGGTTCCTGCGGAGCCCGGAACGGAGGACTCAGGGTTAACAACATTATTAG GGAACATGAAGCAGTTACTCCTGTGGATCAAGGGAAACCTGTTGAAAGAGAGGCCTGAACTCTTCATACAAGGGGATACAGT gagACCTGGCATTCTGGTGCTCATTAACGATGCAGATTGGGAACTGATG GGTGAGATGGATTACAGACTTCAGCACCAGGATAATGTGGTGTTCATATCCACACTGCACGGGGGTTAG